A single window of Candidatus Effluviviaceae Genus I sp. DNA harbors:
- a CDS encoding ABC transporter permease, with translation MRPHLRRSDGLSRARDEAAAVACALAAFLCRSVATRLSYRVQLVLGLARSIASIALIALVGKVVACAGGGFEARYGMGYTEFALLGLAAHGAAAAGLGAFRSAVRREQLQGTLEQLLAAHGPPMRLVLLSGVWDVLGACVGGAAFVALVSRLGGLRIEMSAAVGAAAGFYVIAMCGLGLASAGIVLVTKEGEPVSWALGMLSLVAGGVCYPADLLPAWVRPVSLALPTTHVLAVIRGTASTGVPATRASLAFLAVAAVAAGIFGAAVLRWGVGRARRL, from the coding sequence GTGCGACCGCATCTACGCCGCTCCGACGGGCTGAGTCGCGCGCGGGACGAGGCGGCGGCCGTCGCGTGCGCTCTCGCGGCGTTCCTGTGCCGATCGGTTGCGACGCGGCTGAGCTATCGCGTGCAGCTGGTCCTGGGGCTCGCCCGGTCCATCGCGTCGATCGCGCTCATCGCGCTCGTCGGGAAGGTCGTCGCGTGCGCCGGAGGCGGGTTCGAGGCGCGCTACGGGATGGGCTACACGGAGTTTGCGCTCCTCGGGCTTGCGGCGCACGGCGCGGCGGCGGCGGGCCTCGGGGCCTTCCGGTCGGCCGTTCGGCGCGAGCAGCTGCAAGGAACGCTCGAGCAGCTTCTCGCCGCACACGGTCCGCCGATGCGGCTGGTTCTGCTGTCGGGCGTCTGGGACGTGCTCGGCGCGTGCGTCGGCGGCGCGGCGTTCGTGGCGCTCGTGTCGCGGCTCGGTGGACTGCGGATCGAGATGTCCGCTGCGGTCGGCGCGGCGGCGGGGTTCTACGTCATCGCCATGTGCGGGCTCGGCCTCGCCTCCGCGGGCATCGTGCTCGTGACGAAGGAGGGCGAGCCAGTGTCGTGGGCGCTCGGGATGCTGTCGCTGGTCGCCGGCGGGGTCTGCTACCCCGCGGACCTCCTTCCGGCGTGGGTGAGGCCCGTCTCGCTCGCGCTCCCGACGACGCACGTGCTCGCCGTCATTCGCGGGACCGCATCGACCGGCGTCCCCGCGACGCGCGCATCGCTCGCCTTCCTCGCCGTCGCCGCGGTTGCCGCAGGCATCTTCGGCGCGGCGGTTCTCCGATGGGGCGTCGGGCGCGCCCGCAGACTC
- a CDS encoding ABC transporter ATP-binding protein: MQRAGREDVAGESAPCLPGSIEARGISKTFRRRRRGSAGLAPVTLDVGPGEVCAIVGPNGCGKTTALRILAGLATPSSGRALLCGHDVVADPGAAYRLVGLSLGSVRSFYWRLTAGQNLAFFGRLAGMRGRAIRDGISELAAALGLESVVNEPVRFLSRGALARLSVARALLPSRPVALLDEPLSAVDAQGRAAIVETLRSAAGGGAAILVTAQEREEVVWCDRIYAAPTG; encoded by the coding sequence ATGCAGCGGGCGGGCCGTGAGGACGTGGCGGGAGAGAGCGCCCCGTGCCTGCCTGGCTCGATCGAGGCGCGCGGGATCTCGAAGACGTTCCGCCGGCGGAGACGCGGCAGCGCCGGGCTGGCCCCCGTCACGCTGGACGTCGGCCCGGGCGAGGTCTGCGCGATTGTCGGCCCGAACGGCTGCGGCAAGACGACCGCGCTCAGGATCCTCGCGGGCCTCGCGACGCCGTCGTCGGGTCGCGCTCTCCTCTGCGGCCACGACGTCGTCGCCGACCCGGGAGCGGCGTACCGCCTCGTCGGGCTCTCACTGGGGTCGGTCCGCTCGTTCTACTGGCGGCTGACGGCTGGGCAGAACCTCGCCTTCTTCGGGAGGCTCGCCGGGATGCGCGGCCGCGCCATCCGCGACGGGATCTCCGAGCTGGCCGCCGCCCTGGGTCTCGAGAGCGTGGTGAACGAGCCGGTGCGGTTCCTCTCCCGGGGCGCGCTGGCCCGGCTGTCGGTCGCCCGCGCGCTCCTGCCGTCGCGCCCCGTCGCCCTCCTCGATGAGCCGCTCTCGGCCGTGGACGCGCAGGGGAGAGCGGCCATCGTCGAGACGCTTCGAAGCGCGGCCGGCGGTGGCGCGGCCATCCTCGTCACCGCGCAGGAGCGCGAGGAGGTCGTGTGGTGCGACCGCATCTACGCCGCTCCGACGGGCTGA
- a CDS encoding VCBS repeat-containing protein yields the protein MSTMARARSCRGPLARSAGLAALLLLSGIGGAGEKEAAHAPAVAWTLLWERALTSVEKAYHAVAVDDLDGDGADDSVVVARRRGALSRVTVLDGPTGSVRWTRAWAGRIEFTVADVEPGGGAELVVAWQDSLQVLSGDDGSLLRSLTLKAPVGEIAFGLIDGDERPDLIYTAGHNHDDLLVAVSGASWRDLWVRRTEPDRGALGGGFEKATPVDLDGDGRDEVLVIERRNVLVCIDPDGATRWSTVLGKKTRYSPEGVASSRPVVLDLLGEGARDVAVGCFAGALVVLDAPRGEQVARMQFGLDVHAEYARDPRLPRFLRKAVAESGEPITEFLAIEIDGRPGADLVFGSCDGFVYGVAPRRGETLWRFDSVSDVYGPCIALPADEPLLIAWDAKATYVLRATDGSLTGRLPIAGGAQCAADGDVNGDGIVDLVAVASGGSVVRAWSTGHAAGGP from the coding sequence ATGAGCACGATGGCACGGGCGCGATCTTGCCGGGGTCCGCTCGCTCGGAGCGCTGGTCTGGCGGCGCTGCTCCTGCTGAGCGGCATCGGAGGCGCAGGCGAGAAGGAGGCGGCCCACGCGCCGGCCGTGGCGTGGACGCTGCTCTGGGAGCGGGCGCTCACCAGCGTCGAGAAGGCATATCACGCTGTCGCCGTGGACGACCTGGACGGGGACGGAGCGGATGATTCCGTGGTTGTCGCGCGGAGGCGCGGTGCGCTCTCGCGCGTGACCGTGCTCGACGGTCCGACCGGCAGCGTGCGGTGGACACGCGCGTGGGCGGGCCGCATCGAGTTCACCGTCGCCGACGTCGAGCCGGGCGGCGGCGCCGAGCTCGTCGTTGCGTGGCAGGACTCGCTGCAGGTGCTCTCGGGCGATGACGGTTCGCTCCTTCGGTCGCTCACGCTGAAGGCCCCCGTGGGCGAGATCGCCTTCGGTCTGATCGACGGCGATGAGCGCCCGGACCTCATCTACACCGCGGGGCACAACCACGACGACCTGCTCGTCGCCGTCTCCGGGGCGTCGTGGCGGGACCTGTGGGTGCGCCGCACCGAGCCGGACCGCGGGGCGCTCGGTGGGGGATTCGAGAAGGCGACGCCGGTCGACCTCGACGGCGACGGCCGTGACGAGGTGTTGGTCATCGAGAGGCGGAACGTGCTCGTCTGCATCGATCCCGATGGCGCGACGCGATGGTCGACCGTGCTTGGCAAGAAGACGCGGTACTCCCCCGAAGGTGTTGCGAGCAGCCGGCCGGTGGTGCTCGACCTTCTCGGCGAAGGCGCACGCGACGTCGCCGTCGGCTGCTTCGCCGGCGCGCTGGTCGTTCTGGACGCGCCCCGCGGCGAGCAGGTCGCGCGCATGCAGTTCGGGCTCGATGTCCACGCGGAGTACGCGCGCGACCCCCGGCTGCCTCGGTTCCTCCGCAAGGCCGTCGCTGAGTCCGGGGAGCCCATCACGGAGTTCCTCGCGATCGAGATCGACGGGAGGCCCGGGGCGGATCTCGTGTTCGGGTCGTGCGACGGGTTCGTCTACGGCGTCGCCCCGCGGCGTGGCGAGACGCTGTGGAGGTTCGACTCGGTGTCGGACGTCTACGGGCCGTGCATCGCGCTTCCCGCCGACGAGCCGCTCCTCATCGCGTGGGATGCCAAGGCGACGTACGTGCTGCGGGCGACGGACGGTTCGCTCACCGGGCGTCTGCCGATCGCGGGAGGAGCGCAGTGCGCCGCGGATGGAGACGTCAACGGCGACGGCATCGTCGATCTCGTTGCGGTCGCCTCCGGCGGATCCGTCGTGCGCGCGTGGAGCACAGGCCATGCAGCGGGCGGGCCGTGA